One part of the Ursus arctos isolate Adak ecotype North America unplaced genomic scaffold, UrsArc2.0 scaffold_14, whole genome shotgun sequence genome encodes these proteins:
- the LOC113242773 gene encoding zinc finger protein 555-like isoform X1, with protein MDLVVFEDVAVDFTLEEWALLDSAQRKLYREVMLENLKNLASVDDEIQFKASGSVSQQDIYGKKISKEHKMAKFIRNDSWASVLGKIWEELSTEDQRTKQGRHLRNHVVEKLSESNDPCGEGSSQIRNHNLYQKTHTGVKEYECSSYGKIFAHHSSLKSHITAHPGHKPYQCQECGRACSCRSHLRMHVRTHNGERTYVCKLCGKTFPRTSSLNRHIRIHTAEKTYECQQCGKAFIDFSSLTGHVRTHTGEKPYKCKECGKAFSYSSTFRRHMITHTGEKPYKCDECGEAFSYSSTFRRHMISHTGETPHKCKECGEAFSYSSAFRRHMITHTGEKPYECKQCGKTFIYLQSFRRHERIHTGEKPYECKQCGKTFIYPQSFRRHERTHGGEKPYECSQCGKAFSHPSSFRGHMRVHTGEKPYECSQCGKTFNWPISLRRHMRTHTREKPYECKQCGKAFNLSACFREHVRMHSGNRSYQCKLCGKAFYCHIALQKHMRRHTAEKLYKCKQCGKTFSWPELLQQHVRTHTAEKPYECKECGKVFKWPSSLPIHMRVHTGEKPYECKECGKAFSCSSSLRRHVRIHSTERHLLQGRGKFSCK; from the exons ATG GACTTGGTGGTCTTTGAGGATGTGGCTGTGGACTTCACCCTGGAGGAGTGGGCTTTGCTGGATTCTGCTCAGAGGAAGCTCTACAGAGAGGTGATGCTGGAAAACTTGAAAAACCTGGCCTCCGTGG ATGACGAGATTCAATTTAAAGCCAGTGGGTCAGTTTCTCAACAGgatatttatgggaaaaaaatatccaaggaACATAAAATGGCAAAGTTCATCAGAAATGATTCCTGGGCCTCTGTTTTAGGGAAAATTTGGGAAGAACTTAGCACTGAAGATCAGCGCACAAAGCAGGGGAGACACCTGAG AAATCATGTGGTGGAGAAACTCTCTGAAAGTAATGATCCGTGTGGTGAAGGCTCCAGTCAGATTCGAAATCATAATCTGTACCAGAAAACTCACACTGGAGTAAAAGAGTATGAATGTAGCTCATATGGAAAAATCTTTGCGCATCATTCCTCCCTCAAGAGTCACATCACTGCACACCCTGGGCACAAACCGTATCAGTGTCAGGAGTGCGGGCGGGCCTGTAGTTGTCGTTCACACCTACGAATGCATGTGAGGACCCACAACGGAGAGAGAACCTATGTGTGTAAATTATGTGGAAAAACCTTTCCTCGTACTTCATCCCTCAACCGGCATATAAGGATTCATACTGCCGAGAAGACTTACGAATGCCAgcagtgtgggaaagccttcataGATTTTTCAAGTCTTACTGGTCATGTGagaactcacactggagagaagccctataAATGTAaggagtgtgggaaagccttcagctATTCCTCAACTTTTCGAAGGCACATGATAAcacacactggagagaagccctataAATGTGACGAATGTGGGGAAGCCTTCAGCTATTCCTCAACTTTTCGAAGACACATGATCTCACACACTGGGGAGACGCCACATAAGTGTAAGGAATGTGGAGAAGCATTCAGTTACTCCTCAGCTTTTCGAAGGCACATGATAAcacacactggagagaagccttATGAATGTAAACAGTGTGGGAAAACCTTTATTTACCTGCAGTCCTTTCGGAGACACGAAAGgattcacactggagagaaaccctatgaatgcaAACAATGTGGGAAAACCTTCATTTATCCCCAGTCCTTCCGAAGACATGAGAGGACTCATGGTGGAGAGAAACCCTACGAATGTAGCCAGTGTGGGAAAGCATTCAGCCATCCCTCATCCTTTCGAGGACACATGAGAGtgcacactggagagaaaccttacgaATGCAGTCAGTGTGGAAAAACTTTCAACTGGCCCATATCCTTGAgaagacatatgaggacacacacgagagagaaaccctatgaatgcaaacaatgtgggaaagccttcaatTTGTCCGCTTGCTTTCGGGAACATGTGAGAATGCATTCTGGAAACAGATCATATCAATGCAAGCTATGTGGGAAAGCATTCTATTGCCACATAGCCTTACAAAAACATATGAGAAGGCACACCGCAGAGAAGCTCTACAAATGCAAGCAATGTGGCAAAACTTTCAGTTGGCCTGAACTTCTGCAGCAGCACGTCAGGACACACACTGCTGAGAAACCCTATgagtgtaaggaatgtgggaaagtcTTCAAATGGCCATCGTCTTTGCCAATACATATGCGAGtgcacacaggagagaaaccttacGAATGTAaggagtgtgggaaagccttcagttgTTCCTCGTCCTTAAGAAGACACGTACGAATACACAGCACAGAGAGACATTTACTTCAGGGACGTGGGAAATTCTCCTGCAAATGA
- the LOC113242773 gene encoding zinc finger protein 555-like isoform X3 yields MHHELCLPWKLFSQEKRMASGYLPPWPQDLVTFEDVAVDFSRDEWEMLDSAQRRLYREVMWDTCANLAALGALKNQSSDRGIDDGTLSPTQASRATSPSPWAGCPLFLPVVPFHLEPGEAMWTGAQRTPQTSCSDLETSLKSQESIYKKVVLEEEPPSGMNIIKLPKEDWGCGQLEENRKDFHGLLRQAAHTQVEAFAPGEATAWHEFGETCSMSSDLALSQGGFTGKHFHDYDLGVESLVADPFLKHHQMGYSDQKPCGGNEYGKDISQNSPLIQHGRTGTCTYAASGESFNHGTALTTHNTVNTVGKPYECYHCGKMFNRRHSLSEHQRIHTGERPYECQECGRAFTHSSTLTRHLRTHTGEKPYACSDCGKAFNRISSLTQHQRIHTGEKPYKCKDCGKSFCQSSYLILHKRTHTGEKPYECNECGKAFSDRSSLNQHERTHTGENPYECNQCGRAFSQRSSLVRHERTHTGEKPYVCNECGKAFSQSSSLVTHQKTHTGQKPYQCQECGRACSCPFIDFSSLTGHVRTHTGEKPYKCKECGKAFSYSSTFRRHMITHTGEKPYKCDECGEAFSYSSTFRRHMISHTGETPHKCKECGEAFSYSSAFRRHMITHTGEKPYECKQCGKTFIYLQSFRRHERIHTGEKPYECKQCGKTFIYPQSFRRHERTHGGEKPYECSQCGKAFSHPSSFRGHMRVHTGEKPYECSQCGKTFNWPISLRRHMRTHTREKPYECKQCGKAFNLSACFREHVRMHSGNRSYQCKLCGKAFYCHIALQKHMRRHTAEKLYKCKQCGKTFSWPELLQQHVRTHTAEKPYECKECGKVFKWPSSLPIHMRVHTGEKPYECKECGKAFSCSSSLRRHVRIHSTERHLLQGRGKFSCK; encoded by the exons CTCTGCCTGCCCTGGAAGCTGTTTTCCCAAGAGAAGAGGATGGCTTCTGGGTACCTGCCCCCCTGGCCCCAG GACTTAGTGACCTTCGAGGACGTGGCGGTGGACTTCTCCCGGGACGAGTGGGAGATGCTCGATTCTGCGCAGAGGCGGCTGTACCGAGAGGTGATGTGGGACACCTGCGCGAACCTGGCCGCCCTGG GAGCCTTGAAGAACCAGAGTTCTGATAGAGGCATTGATGATGGCACACTTTCCCCAACACAAGCCTCTCGGGCCACCAGTCCTTCCCCATGGGCTGGGTGTCCACTCTTTCTACCAGTGGTGCCTTTCCACTTGGAGCCAGGAGAAGCCATGTGGACGGGGGCACAAAGAACTCCCCAAACCTCCTGTTCAG ATTTGGAGACTAGTCTGAAAAGCCAAGAGTCAATTTATAAGAAAGTGGTTTTAGAGGAAGAACCACCCAGTGGTATGAATATCATAAAGCTCCCCAAAGAAGACTGGGGTTGTGGTCAACTTGAGGAGAACCGTAAAGACTTTCACGGGCTTTTGAGGCAAGCGGCACACACCCAAGTAGAGGCATTTGCTCCAGGGGAGGCCACTGCCTGGCATGAGTTTGGGGAGACCTGTAGTATGAGCTCAGACCTGGCTTTATCACAAGGAGGTTTCACTGGAAAACATTTCCATGACTATGATCTTGGTGTTGAGAGTTTGGTAGCTGATCCATTCTTAAAGCATCATCAGATGGGATATTCAGACCAGAAGCCCTGTGGAGGGAATGAATATGGAAAAGACATCAGCCAAAACAGTCCCCTTATTCAACACGGAAGAACTGGAACTTGTACGTATGCAGCAAGCGGGGAGTCATTTAATCACGGTACGGCTCTTACAACACACAACACGGTTAATACGGTGGGGAAACCCTATGAATGTTACCATTGTGGGAAAATGTTTAATCGGAGGCATTCCCTGAGTGAACATCAGAGAATACATACAGGAGAGAGACCATATGAATGTCAGGAATGTGGGAGAGCCTTTACGCACAGCTCAACCCTCACACGACACTTGAgaactcatactggagagaagccctatgcATGCAGTgactgtgggaaagccttcaaCAGGATTTCGTCTCTTACCCAGCATCAGAGGATTCACACAGGGGAAAAGCCCTATAAATGCAAAGACTGTGGAAAATCTTTCTGCCAGAGTTCTTACCTGATCTTGCACAAGAGAACGCATACTGGCGAGAAGCCCTacgaatgtaatgaatgtggaaagGCCTTCAGTGATCGCTCCTCACTTAACCAACATGAGCGAACTCACACTGGTGAGAACCCCTATGAATGTAATCAGTGTGGAAGAGCCTTCAGCCAGAGGTCTTCCCTCGTTAGGCACGAGagaactcacactggagagaagccgTATGTCTGTAATGAGTGTGGGAAAGCGTTCAGCCAGAGCTCATCCCTTGTCACCCATCAGAAAACTCACACTGGTCAG AAACCGTATCAGTGTCAGGAGTGCGGGCGGGCCTGTAGTTGTC ccttcataGATTTTTCAAGTCTTACTGGTCATGTGagaactcacactggagagaagccctataAATGTAaggagtgtgggaaagccttcagctATTCCTCAACTTTTCGAAGGCACATGATAAcacacactggagagaagccctataAATGTGACGAATGTGGGGAAGCCTTCAGCTATTCCTCAACTTTTCGAAGACACATGATCTCACACACTGGGGAGACGCCACATAAGTGTAAGGAATGTGGAGAAGCATTCAGTTACTCCTCAGCTTTTCGAAGGCACATGATAAcacacactggagagaagccttATGAATGTAAACAGTGTGGGAAAACCTTTATTTACCTGCAGTCCTTTCGGAGACACGAAAGgattcacactggagagaaaccctatgaatgcaAACAATGTGGGAAAACCTTCATTTATCCCCAGTCCTTCCGAAGACATGAGAGGACTCATGGTGGAGAGAAACCCTACGAATGTAGCCAGTGTGGGAAAGCATTCAGCCATCCCTCATCCTTTCGAGGACACATGAGAGtgcacactggagagaaaccttacgaATGCAGTCAGTGTGGAAAAACTTTCAACTGGCCCATATCCTTGAgaagacatatgaggacacacacgagagagaaaccctatgaatgcaaacaatgtgggaaagccttcaatTTGTCCGCTTGCTTTCGGGAACATGTGAGAATGCATTCTGGAAACAGATCATATCAATGCAAGCTATGTGGGAAAGCATTCTATTGCCACATAGCCTTACAAAAACATATGAGAAGGCACACCGCAGAGAAGCTCTACAAATGCAAGCAATGTGGCAAAACTTTCAGTTGGCCTGAACTTCTGCAGCAGCACGTCAGGACACACACTGCTGAGAAACCCTATgagtgtaaggaatgtgggaaagtcTTCAAATGGCCATCGTCTTTGCCAATACATATGCGAGtgcacacaggagagaaaccttacGAATGTAaggagtgtgggaaagccttcagttgTTCCTCGTCCTTAAGAAGACACGTACGAATACACAGCACAGAGAGACATTTACTTCAGGGACGTGGGAAATTCTCCTGCAAATGA
- the LOC113242773 gene encoding zinc finger protein 555-like isoform X2 — protein MLENLKNLASVDDEIQFKASGSVSQQDIYGKKISKEHKMAKFIRNDSWASVLGKIWEELSTEDQRTKQGRHLRNHVVEKLSESNDPCGEGSSQIRNHNLYQKTHTGVKEYECSSYGKIFAHHSSLKSHITAHPGHKPYQCQECGRACSCRSHLRMHVRTHNGERTYVCKLCGKTFPRTSSLNRHIRIHTAEKTYECQQCGKAFIDFSSLTGHVRTHTGEKPYKCKECGKAFSYSSTFRRHMITHTGEKPYKCDECGEAFSYSSTFRRHMISHTGETPHKCKECGEAFSYSSAFRRHMITHTGEKPYECKQCGKTFIYLQSFRRHERIHTGEKPYECKQCGKTFIYPQSFRRHERTHGGEKPYECSQCGKAFSHPSSFRGHMRVHTGEKPYECSQCGKTFNWPISLRRHMRTHTREKPYECKQCGKAFNLSACFREHVRMHSGNRSYQCKLCGKAFYCHIALQKHMRRHTAEKLYKCKQCGKTFSWPELLQQHVRTHTAEKPYECKECGKVFKWPSSLPIHMRVHTGEKPYECKECGKAFSCSSSLRRHVRIHSTERHLLQGRGKFSCK, from the exons ATGCTGGAAAACTTGAAAAACCTGGCCTCCGTGG ATGACGAGATTCAATTTAAAGCCAGTGGGTCAGTTTCTCAACAGgatatttatgggaaaaaaatatccaaggaACATAAAATGGCAAAGTTCATCAGAAATGATTCCTGGGCCTCTGTTTTAGGGAAAATTTGGGAAGAACTTAGCACTGAAGATCAGCGCACAAAGCAGGGGAGACACCTGAG AAATCATGTGGTGGAGAAACTCTCTGAAAGTAATGATCCGTGTGGTGAAGGCTCCAGTCAGATTCGAAATCATAATCTGTACCAGAAAACTCACACTGGAGTAAAAGAGTATGAATGTAGCTCATATGGAAAAATCTTTGCGCATCATTCCTCCCTCAAGAGTCACATCACTGCACACCCTGGGCACAAACCGTATCAGTGTCAGGAGTGCGGGCGGGCCTGTAGTTGTCGTTCACACCTACGAATGCATGTGAGGACCCACAACGGAGAGAGAACCTATGTGTGTAAATTATGTGGAAAAACCTTTCCTCGTACTTCATCCCTCAACCGGCATATAAGGATTCATACTGCCGAGAAGACTTACGAATGCCAgcagtgtgggaaagccttcataGATTTTTCAAGTCTTACTGGTCATGTGagaactcacactggagagaagccctataAATGTAaggagtgtgggaaagccttcagctATTCCTCAACTTTTCGAAGGCACATGATAAcacacactggagagaagccctataAATGTGACGAATGTGGGGAAGCCTTCAGCTATTCCTCAACTTTTCGAAGACACATGATCTCACACACTGGGGAGACGCCACATAAGTGTAAGGAATGTGGAGAAGCATTCAGTTACTCCTCAGCTTTTCGAAGGCACATGATAAcacacactggagagaagccttATGAATGTAAACAGTGTGGGAAAACCTTTATTTACCTGCAGTCCTTTCGGAGACACGAAAGgattcacactggagagaaaccctatgaatgcaAACAATGTGGGAAAACCTTCATTTATCCCCAGTCCTTCCGAAGACATGAGAGGACTCATGGTGGAGAGAAACCCTACGAATGTAGCCAGTGTGGGAAAGCATTCAGCCATCCCTCATCCTTTCGAGGACACATGAGAGtgcacactggagagaaaccttacgaATGCAGTCAGTGTGGAAAAACTTTCAACTGGCCCATATCCTTGAgaagacatatgaggacacacacgagagagaaaccctatgaatgcaaacaatgtgggaaagccttcaatTTGTCCGCTTGCTTTCGGGAACATGTGAGAATGCATTCTGGAAACAGATCATATCAATGCAAGCTATGTGGGAAAGCATTCTATTGCCACATAGCCTTACAAAAACATATGAGAAGGCACACCGCAGAGAAGCTCTACAAATGCAAGCAATGTGGCAAAACTTTCAGTTGGCCTGAACTTCTGCAGCAGCACGTCAGGACACACACTGCTGAGAAACCCTATgagtgtaaggaatgtgggaaagtcTTCAAATGGCCATCGTCTTTGCCAATACATATGCGAGtgcacacaggagagaaaccttacGAATGTAaggagtgtgggaaagccttcagttgTTCCTCGTCCTTAAGAAGACACGTACGAATACACAGCACAGAGAGACATTTACTTCAGGGACGTGGGAAATTCTCCTGCAAATGA